In the Paenibacillus sp. FSL H7-0357 genome, one interval contains:
- the uvrA gene encoding excinuclease ABC subunit UvrA, protein MSVRTTIEISGAKQNNLKNISVEIPRDKLTVITGVSGSGKSSLAFDVIYGEGQRRFLDSISNFAKSRISQVKKAKVDSVRGLSPVIAIEQKKGNNNPRSTVGTVTDTNDYLRLLFATAGIGHCPECSHPLKQLSAAQIAEHISALPKGTVVELRAPVYKIYGEDYSYTFQQLRAKGFKHLLIDEAPVSLSEEIELDESVTYRIEMVIDRFTLKHDTYIQLTKTIEAAMLALDEDILIKVEVIGGVEDGFYDHFGCREHHFFLCDMQPFHFSFNTPASACHTCMGVGMSYVVEPRFLVVAPEKSINKGALKNTVFNTSGKDSYRSVMMYSLSQKYGFSLDTPFHELPTSVHELLFFGTKGELVPMLHPPTSQKKNWITGRDRPFAGFVHEMEHWYKQYIRKSSTSEAFEPNFIKECMIEKICPACGGARLKKQRLQITVGDRNFDQLTRMQLHELLGFLDGLTFEEEVRDVGETIIRELHTRISLLIEIGLYYINLGRRSDSMSGGEMQRIKMSTQISSELMGMLYIMDEPSIGLHPRDSSKVIDTMRKLCDIGNTIIVVEHDLDTIQSADHIIEIGPGPGIHGGEIVASGTMQDIMDEPESVTGQYLSGSASIPIPKQRRNLGDHFLSIQGARENNLKNVDLDIPLGVFICVTGVSGSGKSSLINEILSKQLRIDKTGARIVAGEHDYLFGSELLNHVINIDQTPIGRNSKSNPATYIGIYDKIRDLFAMQPDAVARGYQPIDFSLTHANGTRCEHCAGDGIIVTSLQFMADIESICPVCKGNRFSEEGLEIKIRDKSIADVLQMTVEEASIFFEDHKYLKHKLGIMNELGLGYMTLGQSSTTLSGGEAQRVKLAYELGKIKKGAHNLYILDEPTTGLHLADIQKLLLALNKLMDSGHSVIVIEHHLDVMKSADYIIDMGPEGGNEGGYVVAEGTPEQVAQVEASHTGRYLRSVLEPREVRA, encoded by the coding sequence ATGTCCGTACGCACGACAATTGAAATATCGGGGGCCAAGCAGAACAATCTCAAGAATATCTCCGTAGAGATCCCGCGGGACAAGTTAACGGTCATCACCGGGGTATCCGGCTCCGGTAAATCCTCACTCGCGTTTGATGTCATCTATGGGGAGGGACAGCGGAGATTTCTCGATTCGATCTCGAATTTTGCCAAAAGCCGGATCAGCCAGGTGAAGAAAGCAAAGGTTGATTCTGTGCGGGGCTTGTCCCCGGTCATTGCCATAGAACAGAAAAAGGGTAACAATAATCCCCGCTCCACCGTAGGTACTGTAACGGATACCAATGATTATTTGCGGCTGTTGTTCGCGACAGCGGGTATCGGTCATTGTCCGGAATGCAGCCATCCGCTCAAGCAGCTGTCTGCGGCCCAGATCGCCGAGCATATCTCCGCACTGCCTAAAGGTACGGTCGTTGAGCTGCGGGCCCCTGTATACAAAATCTACGGGGAAGACTATAGCTATACTTTCCAGCAGCTGCGGGCCAAAGGCTTCAAGCATTTGCTTATTGACGAAGCTCCGGTGTCATTGTCGGAAGAGATTGAGCTGGATGAATCAGTAACATACCGGATTGAGATGGTTATTGACCGGTTTACTTTAAAGCATGACACCTACATACAGCTGACCAAGACCATCGAAGCGGCAATGCTGGCGCTGGATGAGGATATATTGATCAAGGTAGAAGTGATCGGGGGAGTGGAGGACGGGTTCTACGACCATTTTGGCTGCCGGGAGCATCATTTCTTCCTCTGCGATATGCAGCCGTTCCATTTCTCCTTCAATACTCCGGCAAGCGCCTGCCATACCTGCATGGGTGTGGGTATGTCCTATGTCGTGGAGCCGCGCTTTCTGGTGGTTGCACCGGAGAAAAGCATTAATAAAGGAGCGCTGAAGAACACGGTGTTCAACACATCGGGCAAAGACAGCTACCGCTCGGTGATGATGTACAGCTTGTCCCAAAAATATGGCTTCAGCCTGGATACACCATTCCATGAACTTCCTACATCGGTTCACGAGCTGCTCTTCTTCGGCACCAAAGGCGAACTCGTCCCCATGCTGCACCCGCCTACCTCACAAAAGAAGAACTGGATTACCGGCCGGGACCGGCCGTTTGCGGGATTTGTGCATGAGATGGAACACTGGTACAAGCAATATATCCGTAAGTCATCCACCTCGGAGGCGTTTGAACCGAACTTTATCAAGGAATGTATGATCGAAAAAATATGCCCGGCATGCGGTGGAGCGAGGCTGAAGAAACAACGGCTACAGATTACGGTCGGGGACCGGAATTTTGACCAGCTCACCCGCATGCAGCTGCATGAGCTGCTGGGATTTCTGGATGGCTTGACCTTTGAGGAAGAGGTACGGGATGTAGGGGAGACCATTATCCGTGAGCTGCACACGAGAATCTCCCTGCTGATCGAAATCGGGCTTTATTACATCAACCTGGGCAGAAGAAGCGACAGCATGTCCGGAGGCGAAATGCAGCGGATCAAAATGTCGACTCAGATCAGCAGTGAGCTGATGGGCATGCTCTATATTATGGATGAGCCGAGCATTGGACTTCACCCGCGCGATTCGAGCAAGGTGATTGATACGATGAGAAAGCTGTGCGATATCGGCAATACGATCATTGTGGTTGAACATGATCTGGATACGATACAGTCTGCCGACCATATCATCGAAATTGGTCCAGGACCCGGTATTCATGGCGGGGAGATTGTTGCGAGCGGAACGATGCAGGATATTATGGACGAACCGGAGTCGGTTACAGGCCAATACTTATCCGGAAGCGCAAGCATCCCCATTCCCAAGCAGCGGCGGAATCTGGGAGATCACTTCTTATCCATTCAGGGAGCCCGGGAGAATAATCTCAAGAATGTGGATCTGGACATTCCGCTGGGTGTTTTTATCTGCGTGACCGGGGTATCCGGCTCAGGGAAAAGCTCGCTGATCAACGAGATTCTGTCCAAGCAGCTGAGAATAGATAAAACGGGTGCACGGATTGTAGCCGGGGAGCATGATTATCTGTTCGGTTCGGAGCTGCTAAACCATGTGATCAATATTGATCAGACACCGATCGGGAGAAACAGCAAATCCAATCCGGCCACTTATATCGGGATATACGATAAAATCCGTGACCTGTTCGCCATGCAGCCTGATGCCGTAGCGCGCGGGTATCAGCCAATCGACTTCAGCCTTACCCATGCGAACGGGACACGATGCGAACACTGTGCGGGCGACGGGATTATCGTCACAAGCCTGCAGTTTATGGCTGACATTGAATCCATCTGCCCGGTGTGCAAAGGCAACCGGTTCTCTGAAGAAGGTCTTGAAATCAAGATCCGGGATAAAAGCATAGCCGATGTTCTGCAAATGACCGTGGAAGAAGCCAGTATCTTCTTCGAGGACCATAAGTACCTTAAGCATAAACTGGGGATTATGAACGAGCTTGGACTGGGATATATGACCCTTGGCCAGAGTTCAACCACCTTGTCCGGCGGAGAAGCGCAAAGAGTGAAGCTGGCTTACGAATTGGGCAAGATCAAGAAAGGCGCCCACAACCTGTATATTCTAGATGAGCCTACAACGGGATTGCATCTGGCGGATATACAGAAGCTGCTGCTTGCCCTGAACAAGCTGATGGACAGCGGGCATTCTGTCATCGTCATTGAACATCATCTGGATGTGATGAAGTCCGCAGACTATATCATTGATATGGGACCGGAAGGCGGCAACGAGGGAGGATATGTTGTCGCGGAGGGAACTCCAGAGCAGGTGGCGCAAGTGGAAGCTTCCCATACCGGAAGATACCTGCGCAGTGTGCTTGAACCGAGAGAGGTTAGAGCCTGA
- a CDS encoding GNAT family N-acetyltransferase — protein sequence MNGQYKVKFAEMQDVDSWMSMIEAVRSNFPGLHSEELLEGYKQTVIKNINRRTAICAVYAGEVAGLMLFSYNAKCLSCMAVHPDHRRQGIATAMIDQMLSLFPEDTELSVTTFRANDPLGAAPCPLYKKFGFVEDELTEEFDYPHQKFVLRRSPS from the coding sequence ATGAACGGACAATACAAAGTGAAATTTGCGGAAATGCAGGATGTTGATTCATGGATGTCAATGATTGAAGCTGTCCGCAGTAATTTTCCGGGTCTCCACAGCGAAGAATTACTGGAGGGGTATAAACAGACCGTAATTAAGAACATTAACAGGCGGACGGCTATCTGTGCGGTCTATGCTGGCGAGGTTGCCGGGCTGATGCTCTTCTCCTATAATGCCAAATGTCTTTCCTGCATGGCTGTACACCCGGATCACCGCAGACAAGGAATCGCCACAGCGATGATCGATCAAATGTTATCTTTGTTTCCGGAGGATACGGAGCTTTCCGTAACTACGTTTAGAGCAAATGATCCGCTGGGGGCAGCCCCGTGTCCGTTATATAAGAAATTTGGATTTGTTGAGGATGAGCTGACAGAGGAATTTGATTATCCCCATCAGAAATTTGTCCTGCGCAGATCACCATCATAA
- a CDS encoding aminoglycoside phosphotransferase family protein: protein MNQPQIYPYELSAVVEAHIGSFKVLSDHRQGSSRTGVWKIQAAQDQTCYYLKTHSRIQRWHPEVYAYNHWVNGLKPYVPELIAAFEGESWQAVIISALDGITMREANLEPAERYAAYNKAGQLTRQLHDSQTGDWFGRPDKDGNPIELYHHADPVVYIRSTLEDMAGKCMELKLLQPAELELLEWALQNASVFEGSKPVPISWDSTPGNWLVDSNGIFSGLIDFENMLWGVDVDHFSVLFEKYFIKDERAKLAFFEGYGDEILIHKQIHIRICCIKLALGDLYWGTQNNMPKVIANGRKLLASLLKADNDK, encoded by the coding sequence TTGAATCAGCCACAGATTTATCCGTATGAATTGTCTGCCGTTGTAGAAGCGCATATTGGATCATTTAAAGTTCTCTCAGATCACAGACAAGGCAGCTCAAGAACAGGAGTGTGGAAGATTCAAGCGGCTCAAGATCAGACATGTTATTACCTGAAGACTCATAGCCGTATTCAAAGATGGCATCCCGAAGTGTATGCCTACAACCACTGGGTGAATGGCTTAAAGCCTTATGTCCCGGAGCTTATTGCAGCTTTTGAGGGGGAGAGTTGGCAAGCCGTCATAATCTCCGCACTCGATGGAATCACTATGAGAGAAGCAAACCTGGAGCCGGCTGAGCGATACGCTGCTTACAATAAAGCAGGGCAACTGACCAGGCAGCTGCATGATTCACAGACCGGTGATTGGTTTGGCCGTCCGGATAAAGACGGGAATCCCATTGAGCTATATCATCATGCGGATCCTGTTGTCTATATCCGCAGCACGCTTGAGGATATGGCCGGCAAATGTATGGAACTAAAGCTTCTTCAGCCTGCTGAGCTTGAACTGCTGGAGTGGGCTCTACAGAATGCCAGTGTTTTTGAAGGCAGCAAGCCTGTGCCTATAAGCTGGGATTCTACCCCAGGCAACTGGCTGGTAGATTCTAACGGGATTTTCAGCGGGCTGATTGATTTCGAGAACATGTTATGGGGCGTAGATGTGGACCATTTTTCGGTACTGTTTGAGAAATATTTTATTAAGGATGAGCGCGCCAAGTTAGCATTTTTTGAAGGCTATGGTGATGAGATTCTGATCCACAAGCAGATTCATATCAGGATTTGCTGCATTAAGCTGGCTTTGGGAGATCTCTATTGGGGCACTCAAAATAACATGCCCAAAGTTATAGCAAACGGGAGGAAACTTCTGGCGTCCTTGCTGAAAGCAGACAATGATAAATGA
- a CDS encoding glycerol-3-phosphate acyltransferase, with protein MQYWWQLSLIGVVSYFLGNICGAVIVSNKFMHKDIRGLGSKNAGTTNMARVFGVKYGVATLLIDLLKALICVLIAKVIMTSIGGVEAGRLAGYLSGCAVILGHNYPLLLGLKGGKGFASGIGVFMALQPLFTLILLVCGLLMLLIVDRMSVFALTFFVVETIYAWMVVPIEEWWVPALVTVYLLLAVIAHWPNLVRLAHGEEKPLGLYHLLKYGKRAH; from the coding sequence ATGCAGTATTGGTGGCAACTGTCTTTAATTGGAGTCGTCAGCTATTTCCTGGGGAATATCTGCGGAGCGGTGATAGTCTCAAACAAGTTTATGCACAAGGATATCAGGGGGCTAGGAAGTAAAAATGCCGGAACGACGAACATGGCCCGGGTATTTGGCGTGAAATACGGAGTAGCGACCTTATTGATAGACTTACTTAAGGCGCTGATCTGTGTGCTTATTGCCAAGGTGATTATGACTTCAATTGGAGGAGTCGAAGCCGGGAGGCTAGCAGGTTACTTGTCGGGTTGTGCTGTAATATTAGGCCATAATTATCCCTTATTGTTGGGTCTAAAAGGAGGTAAGGGATTTGCCTCAGGAATAGGTGTGTTTATGGCGCTCCAGCCACTGTTTACACTGATTCTACTAGTCTGTGGGCTTCTTATGCTGCTGATCGTTGATAGAATGTCGGTGTTTGCCTTAACTTTTTTTGTCGTGGAGACGATTTATGCCTGGATGGTAGTTCCCATAGAGGAGTGGTGGGTACCTGCGCTTGTCACTGTATATTTGCTGCTGGCGGTTATCGCGCACTGGCCGAACCTTGTCCGGTTGGCGCATGGCGAAGAGAAACCACTGGGGCTCTACCATCTGCTGAAATATGGGAAAAGGGCTCATTGA
- a CDS encoding O-antigen ligase family protein: protein MSKPVYGKNAVQLNHNDRSTGVVWLLAAAFILFLGWAPFQRGLFNSQQLIFEKPLFVSALLCCLMLFGWVGLNYKKFKLQEQSDLLVLAAFMLPIIYALTLFVAVSHFSAMNMLFIQTMYAAVFIISFYLLKQKQVNLAVQQAILSIAYIIVWFGLLNWLGSGKLAGSLVGWFTNEVVNGTYNGALITDSNGLRLTSIFQYANTYAAFLMAFLFVALFALVRSKKGYGWLIHGFMLVPIIVSMLLTLSRGGLVMMPVVFILLLLFLKSVQQILWIIHLGISGLASLIIASPVTNLGISLNTDFTSSSALKGWSYLLGASLLTAGLSWAVQRYLAPWLRGKLDGENSRKLNGMWIPLGSVALVGIIAFLLIGTGVRSILPDHIEVRLENINFKQHSVLERITFYKDAVKVIKDNPVLGIGGDGWQAVFGQYQNNPYVSHQVHNFFLQYLIEVGIVGFVVFMSFILFIFYKYIRGYAARKQDEFSNGFFYLIIALSILVHSLLDFNMSYAFMGILVFLGLAGMAVVMDSKPLRRNWNKAGVRYGYLAILTAGAVFMLVLSINYISSNNVGNKARQLFSVSQSYDELKAPLVKALKIRPGHPESTIYLSSLDQQVYSQTQNEQFLEESHTLLTTALKREPYDKELLKQLVSYYDLKNQSDLALKVYHDNASKYNWDIDWYSTLISRSLMQGEQALNLKDDAAKQEYFTIGLQAYDHVTAGVEHLKTLPPEQLQGNPFSVTPLIALNAGKIKFMMGEVQEATDILKQALSADYADVTNREIARWYLAALKKNGGQDQAVHDLLIAADAQEAARIDEILAKQY, encoded by the coding sequence GTGTCGAAACCTGTGTATGGAAAAAACGCTGTGCAGCTGAATCATAACGACAGATCAACAGGAGTGGTATGGCTGCTGGCTGCCGCTTTTATCCTTTTTCTGGGGTGGGCGCCATTTCAGAGGGGATTGTTTAACAGTCAGCAGCTCATATTCGAGAAACCTCTCTTTGTGTCTGCTCTATTATGCTGTCTTATGCTGTTTGGCTGGGTAGGTTTGAATTATAAAAAATTCAAGCTGCAGGAGCAAAGTGACTTGCTTGTCCTGGCTGCATTTATGTTGCCGATCATTTACGCGCTCACACTGTTTGTAGCTGTTTCGCATTTCTCAGCGATGAACATGCTGTTTATTCAGACTATGTACGCTGCCGTCTTTATAATCTCCTTCTACCTGTTAAAGCAAAAGCAGGTGAACTTAGCGGTACAGCAGGCCATCTTGAGTATTGCTTATATCATTGTATGGTTTGGCCTGCTCAATTGGTTAGGGAGCGGGAAGTTAGCGGGCAGTCTGGTAGGCTGGTTCACGAATGAAGTGGTCAATGGAACTTACAATGGTGCATTGATAACCGATTCCAACGGTTTGCGCTTGACCTCGATATTTCAGTATGCCAATACGTATGCAGCCTTCTTAATGGCCTTTCTGTTTGTTGCTCTGTTTGCACTGGTCCGCTCCAAGAAGGGGTACGGCTGGCTGATACACGGGTTCATGCTCGTCCCGATTATCGTTTCCATGCTGCTCACGCTGTCACGCGGCGGGCTTGTCATGATGCCGGTAGTATTTATATTGCTGTTGTTATTCCTGAAGTCTGTGCAGCAGATTCTATGGATCATTCATCTTGGAATTTCCGGATTGGCATCTTTAATTATTGCGTCACCCGTCACTAATCTGGGAATCAGCCTCAATACGGATTTCACGTCATCATCGGCCTTAAAGGGCTGGAGCTACTTGCTCGGGGCTTCGCTCCTCACAGCCGGATTAAGCTGGGCAGTGCAGCGTTACCTGGCTCCATGGCTCCGGGGCAAGCTGGACGGCGAGAACTCCCGGAAACTGAATGGAATGTGGATTCCGCTGGGTTCGGTAGCGCTTGTCGGTATTATTGCCTTTCTGCTGATCGGTACAGGCGTACGGAGTATTCTTCCGGATCATATTGAAGTCCGGCTGGAGAATATTAACTTCAAACAGCATAGTGTTTTGGAGCGGATTACCTTTTATAAGGATGCTGTGAAGGTTATTAAGGATAATCCGGTTCTTGGGATCGGAGGTGACGGCTGGCAGGCAGTGTTCGGGCAATATCAGAATAATCCCTATGTCAGCCACCAAGTGCATAATTTTTTCCTGCAGTATCTGATTGAGGTGGGGATAGTCGGATTTGTTGTGTTTATGAGTTTCATTCTCTTTATTTTTTATAAGTATATTCGCGGGTATGCGGCAAGGAAGCAGGATGAATTCAGCAACGGTTTCTTTTATCTGATTATTGCATTATCTATTCTTGTTCACAGCCTGCTGGATTTCAATATGAGCTATGCGTTTATGGGAATTCTGGTTTTTCTGGGCCTGGCAGGAATGGCAGTGGTGATGGACAGCAAACCGCTGCGCCGGAACTGGAACAAGGCAGGGGTGCGTTACGGGTACCTTGCAATCCTTACGGCAGGGGCGGTGTTCATGCTGGTTCTGTCCATTAACTATATCAGCTCCAACAATGTCGGCAATAAAGCCCGGCAGTTGTTCAGTGTGAGCCAATCCTATGATGAGCTCAAAGCTCCGCTGGTCAAGGCGCTGAAGATACGCCCAGGCCATCCGGAGTCGACGATCTATCTGTCTTCACTGGATCAGCAGGTGTATTCCCAGACGCAGAACGAACAATTTCTGGAGGAGTCGCACACCTTGCTGACGACTGCGCTAAAGAGAGAGCCTTACGATAAAGAATTACTGAAACAGTTGGTTTCTTATTATGATCTTAAAAATCAAAGCGACCTTGCCCTCAAGGTCTACCACGATAATGCCAGCAAGTATAATTGGGATATCGATTGGTACAGTACGCTGATCAGCCGCTCCCTTATGCAGGGAGAGCAAGCCCTTAACTTAAAGGACGATGCAGCTAAACAAGAATATTTCACAATTGGACTTCAAGCCTACGATCATGTGACTGCCGGTGTGGAGCATCTGAAAACACTGCCACCCGAACAGCTGCAAGGAAATCCATTCTCTGTAACCCCGCTCATCGCCCTGAACGCGGGTAAGATCAAGTTTATGATGGGTGAAGTACAGGAAGCTACGGATATCTTAAAGCAGGCCTTAAGTGCAGATTATGCGGATGTTACTAACCGCGAGATCGCCCGCTGGTATCTGGCTGCACTGAAAAAGAATGGAGGCCAGGACCAGGCGGTCCATGATCTGCTGATTGCAGCGGACGCGCAGGAGGCGGCCCGAATTGATGAAATCTTAGCTAAGCAGTATTAA
- a CDS encoding ABC transporter ATP-binding protein: MNKSKEQLNTWSKLLRYGRKYIPVVLIAIISAAIGTVLTLLGPDKLSEITDLITEGIVTGIDMEAVTSIGLFLVFIYLLSSVLSLAQGLIMSVVTQKVSKSLRTDLSRKMNRLPISYYNKSTTGDILSRVTNDVDTIGQALNQSVGTLVTALALFVGSLIMMFKTNVIMTITAIVATVIGFGLMAAIMKKSQKYFQSQQEYLGKINGHVEEVYSGHTVVKAYNGESQMRSTFESLNMNLKDSAFKAQFLSGLMMPIMMFIGNLGFVAVCVAGAILAMNGTISFGVIVAFILYVRYFTQPLSQIAQAAQSLQSASAASKRVFEFLDAEEMDNESHKEGHLETAAGKVKFEHVQFAYDNSDKLVIKDFSAEVKPGQKVAIVGPTGAGKTTLVNLLIRFNKLMGGEIYIDDTPISSLTRENIHDLFCMVLQDTWLFEGTIRENLVYNKTGVTDKEIEEACKSVGLHHFIQTLSAGYDTVLNDKVNLSTGQKQQLTIARAMLKDAPMLILDEATSSVDTRTELLIQQAMDKLMEGRTSFVIAHRLSTIKNADVILVLKDGDILESGSHHELLAKNGFYAELYNSQFEQAS; encoded by the coding sequence ATGAACAAGAGCAAAGAGCAACTCAACACCTGGAGCAAACTTCTCCGCTATGGCAGAAAATATATTCCCGTAGTTCTTATTGCAATTATCAGCGCAGCAATCGGCACGGTACTGACTTTGCTCGGGCCGGATAAGCTTTCAGAGATAACAGACTTGATCACCGAGGGCATCGTCACCGGTATTGATATGGAAGCCGTAACTTCCATTGGACTCTTCCTTGTATTTATCTATCTCCTTAGCTCTGTATTGTCTTTGGCACAAGGATTAATCATGTCCGTAGTTACACAGAAGGTTTCCAAAAGCTTAAGAACCGATCTCTCCCGCAAAATGAACAGGCTTCCGATCTCTTATTATAATAAATCTACAACCGGTGACATCCTGTCCCGGGTGACTAACGACGTGGATACCATCGGGCAAGCCTTAAATCAAAGTGTCGGCACACTGGTCACCGCCCTCGCCCTGTTTGTCGGGTCTCTCATCATGATGTTTAAAACAAATGTGATCATGACCATTACAGCGATTGTTGCCACCGTAATTGGCTTTGGTCTCATGGCGGCAATTATGAAAAAATCTCAAAAGTATTTTCAAAGCCAGCAAGAATATTTAGGAAAAATCAATGGCCATGTGGAGGAAGTCTATTCCGGACATACTGTAGTGAAGGCCTACAATGGCGAATCGCAAATGCGGAGTACATTCGAATCTCTGAATATGAATCTTAAAGATAGCGCATTTAAAGCACAGTTCCTCTCCGGTCTCATGATGCCGATTATGATGTTTATAGGCAATCTGGGGTTTGTGGCCGTTTGTGTCGCAGGTGCTATACTTGCTATGAACGGAACGATATCCTTTGGGGTTATTGTGGCCTTCATCCTGTATGTCCGTTATTTTACACAGCCGCTGTCACAGATTGCGCAAGCCGCACAAAGTCTGCAGTCGGCGTCTGCCGCAAGCAAACGTGTCTTTGAATTCCTGGATGCCGAAGAAATGGACAATGAGAGTCACAAGGAAGGACATCTTGAAACCGCTGCGGGCAAAGTGAAATTTGAGCATGTGCAATTTGCTTATGACAATTCAGACAAGCTTGTTATTAAAGATTTCTCTGCAGAGGTTAAGCCTGGACAAAAAGTCGCTATAGTCGGTCCTACCGGCGCAGGTAAAACAACGCTTGTAAACCTTCTAATCCGGTTTAATAAATTAATGGGCGGGGAAATTTATATTGATGATACCCCGATCAGCAGTTTGACCAGAGAAAACATCCATGATTTATTCTGTATGGTTCTGCAGGATACCTGGCTTTTTGAGGGCACTATCAGGGAAAACCTAGTGTACAACAAAACGGGTGTAACCGATAAAGAAATCGAAGAGGCTTGTAAGTCAGTGGGCTTGCACCATTTCATACAGACCTTGAGTGCCGGATATGATACCGTGCTCAACGATAAAGTCAATTTATCTACCGGGCAAAAGCAACAGCTTACGATCGCCCGCGCGATGCTTAAGGACGCGCCGATGCTCATCCTTGATGAAGCAACAAGCTCGGTCGATACAAGAACAGAGCTGTTGATTCAGCAGGCGATGGATAAGCTCATGGAAGGAAGAACCTCCTTCGTGATTGCACATAGGCTCTCAACAATTAAGAATGCCGATGTGATTCTGGTTCTGAAGGATGGCGATATCTTGGAAAGCGGCAGCCATCATGAACTGCTTGCCAAAAATGGCTTCTATGCGGAGCTTTACAATAGCCAATTCGAACAAGCATCTTAA
- a CDS encoding ABC transporter ATP-binding protein, whose amino-acid sequence MVTILKYLKPKEWALVGFSLLFIVAQVWLDLELPGYMSDITRLIQTPGSEMSEIITAGVWMLLCALGSLATSIIVAGIAARTAANFSSRLRSKLFDKVQSFSMEEINNFSTASLITRSTNDITQVQMLIVIGLQLLLKAPILAVWAMLKITGKSWQWSLSTGVAIGVLILIVGICIVLVLPKFQRLQQLTDNLNRVARENLTGLRVIRAYNAESYQEDKFGAANNELTRTNLFANNVLSMLMPSISLIMSGLSLSIYWVGAVLIQNADGAAKMGLFSDMIVFSSYAMQVVMAFMMLIMIFILMPRAHVSAKRINEVLDTKPSLQNGSLTSSKADRVGEVEFRNVSFKYPDAEDYVVEDISFTAKRGETVAFIGSTGCGKSTVVNLIPRFYDATAGEVLVDGINVNQYEQSALRNKIGYVSQKAILFGGTVSSNVAFGDNGSNLASDVVDAVYTSQASDFVEKMDGSYEAHVAQGGSNLSGGQKQRLSIARAIARRPEILIFDDSFSALDYKTDRKLRSELKKEARGTTMLIVAQRIGTIKDADKIIVLEAGRVAGMGTHDELMQSCSIYQEIAYSQLSKEELA is encoded by the coding sequence ATGGTCACTATACTTAAATACTTGAAACCGAAGGAATGGGCTCTAGTCGGGTTTAGCCTCCTCTTCATTGTTGCACAGGTATGGCTGGATTTGGAATTGCCCGGTTATATGAGCGATATTACCCGTCTTATACAGACACCGGGAAGTGAAATGAGCGAAATCATTACAGCCGGAGTCTGGATGCTGCTCTGTGCCCTCGGCAGCTTAGCCACCTCCATTATTGTGGCAGGCATTGCCGCCAGAACCGCGGCTAACTTCTCTTCAAGATTACGCTCCAAATTGTTCGATAAGGTACAGTCCTTCTCCATGGAAGAAATCAACAACTTTTCTACAGCCAGTCTAATTACCCGGTCAACGAATGACATAACGCAAGTGCAGATGCTGATTGTCATTGGTCTGCAGCTGCTGTTGAAGGCTCCTATCCTGGCAGTCTGGGCGATGCTCAAGATCACTGGCAAAAGTTGGCAGTGGTCGCTCTCTACCGGTGTCGCTATTGGCGTGTTAATCCTGATTGTCGGCATATGTATCGTGCTCGTGCTGCCGAAATTCCAAAGATTGCAGCAACTGACGGACAACCTTAATCGTGTTGCAAGAGAGAACCTTACCGGACTGCGTGTTATTCGCGCGTATAATGCGGAAAGTTATCAGGAAGATAAATTTGGAGCAGCCAATAACGAGCTTACCCGGACGAATCTCTTCGCTAACAATGTATTGTCCATGCTGATGCCGAGTATTTCTCTCATTATGAGCGGTTTAAGTCTATCTATCTATTGGGTAGGTGCTGTGTTGATTCAGAATGCCGATGGTGCCGCGAAGATGGGCTTATTCTCCGATATGATTGTCTTCTCATCCTATGCGATGCAGGTGGTTATGGCGTTCATGATGTTGATCATGATTTTTATTTTAATGCCCCGCGCCCATGTCTCTGCCAAACGAATCAACGAAGTGCTGGATACTAAACCAAGCTTACAGAACGGATCGCTTACTTCCTCCAAGGCAGATCGGGTTGGCGAAGTCGAATTTAGAAATGTCAGCTTCAAATATCCTGATGCAGAGGATTATGTTGTAGAGGACATCAGTTTTACGGCAAAAAGAGGAGAAACCGTGGCATTTATCGGTTCAACCGGATGCGGAAAAAGTACCGTTGTTAACCTGATCCCCCGCTTTTATGATGCTACAGCAGGTGAGGTGCTGGTGGATGGTATCAATGTCAACCAATACGAGCAAAGTGCGCTGCGAAACAAAATAGGATATGTATCCCAAAAAGCGATTTTGTTTGGCGGTACGGTAAGCTCCAACGTTGCTTTTGGTGATAACGGAAGTAATCTTGCATCTGATGTCGTTGATGCCGTTTATACCTCTCAAGCTTCGGATTTTGTAGAAAAGATGGACGGCAGCTACGAGGCCCATGTCGCCCAAGGCGGTTCGAACCTGTCCGGCGGGCAAAAACAGCGTCTGTCCATTGCCCGGGCCATTGCGCGCCGTCCTGAAATATTGATCTTCGACGATTCCTTCTCAGCCCTTGATTATAAGACAGACCGCAAATTGCGCAGTGAGCTGAAGAAAGAAGCCCGCGGCACTACGATGCTGATTGTTGCCCAACGAATCGGCACAATTAAAGACGCGGACAAAATTATTGTACTGGAAGCTGGACGTGTGGCAGGCATGGGGACACATGATGAATTAATGCAGTCCTGCAGTATCTACCAAGAAATTGCCTACTCACAACTTTCCAAGGAGGAGCTGGCCTAA